AAAACTTTCCAGAAGAGAAGAAAGAAAAACTCAGGCTTATTCAGGAAATCAGGCAGTTTACAGTTGATTCAATCGGTTTGAATAAATCGGGAAGTTATACTGAAATGTATGACCAAAAGGGAGAACCATTGTTGTGGACCGTGACAGCGTGTAAACCATTTGCGTTAGAAGCAAAGGAGTGGACTTTCCCATTGGTGGGTAGTTTTTCTTATAAAGGTTTTTTTGATAAGGAGTTAGTTAAACAGGAGGCCGAAAAATTAAAGCAAGATTGGGATATTCGAATCGGGCAGGTAAGCGCATGGTCTACATTGGGTGTATTGAATGATCCTGTTCTTTCAAGTATGTTGGATAGAAGTGTAGGAAGTCTGACACAATTGATTATCCATGAATTGACACACGGTACATTGTATGTAAAAAACAGTGTGACTTATAATGAAAACCTTGCGGATTTTGTAGGAGATGAAGGAGCAAAGATGTTCTTACTTCACAAGTTTGGTAAAGAGTCTAAAGAATACCAGGAGTATATGTACAGGGAAGGAGACAGTCAGGCTTTTTCAGCGTATATATTGGCTTCTACTCAGCGTTTGGACTCATTGTATAAGTCTTTTGATGAGGGTACAGCAGTAGCAGTTAAACAGCAGAAAAAAGACGCAATGATTAAACAGATATGTGAAGGGATTCAAGATGTGGAGTTCAACAACAAGGCTTATTACAAGTATTTTGACAACTTCACACCTAATAACACCTTTTTTATGGGATATAAACGCTATAGAGAAAAACAGAACCAGTTTAAGGAGGAGTTTGAAACCAAATTCAATAGTGACTTCCCTGCCTACTTTACATATCTGAAAGAAAACTATAAGCCATTATTACCCTCGTTTGGAATTTGAAATGACTAACTGTTGTCTTAACTTATCTCTACTCAACTGATATCCTCTTCAAGTTCAAAGACTATCTTAGAAAGTACTTGAAAACCCAATAAAACACCAACATATGATAACCACTACACCAACCCTAAGTGCAGTTCAGATCAAAGAGATATTTGAACTGCAAAAATCAAAAGCCCCAGAGGTAAAGTTATCGTCAGTAAAAGAGCGAGTCGCCAAACTCAGGAGGTTACTCGTATATATGCTTGACCATCGAACTGACCTGGAACAGGCAGTTTACAATGATTTCCAAAAACCTTTTCAGGAAACTGCTTTGACGGAGATCTATACAGTCAGTAAGGATATTAAGCATACTATCAGGCATCTTAAAGGCTGGCTCAAACCCAAGAAAGTAAGTACTCCTCTTGCAATGTTAGGAAGTAGCTCTAAGGTTTATTTTGAGCCTAAAGGAGTAGCTTTGATATTGGCACCTTGGAACTATCCTTTTTACCTGACAATAGGTCCATTGATTTATGCGATTGCGGCAGGGAACTGTGCTATGGTAAAACCTTCTGAATTGACTCCACATACATCATTGTTTATCGAAAAAATGCTTAGGAATCTATTTCCTAAGGATGAGGTATGTGTGATACAAGGAGGTATTGATGTATCAACAGAGTTACTGAAACTAAAATTTGATCATATCTACTTTACTGGAAGTCCTCAGGTAGGAAAGATTGTGATGGAAGCTGCTGCAAAACACTTGACCTCTGTTACACTTGAGCTAGGAGGAAAGTCTCCTGTTATTGTGGATGACTCAGCAGATTTGGAAGATACAGCTGCAAAGGTGATGTGGGGAAAGATGGTCAATGCTGGACAGACGTGTATTGCACCTGATTACTTGATGGTATCAGAAAATAAGCTGAATGAGCTGCTTCCAAAGTTGAAGGAAGCCATAAAGATTCTTCAAGATCCTGAAGGGAGGGGAGTGAAACAGTCTACTTCTTTTGCAAGAATCATCAATGAGAAGCACTTCTATAGACTCAGAAACCTTATAGATGATGCAGTAGATAAGGGGGCTAATGTTGTATATGGAGGTGAAGTGGATTTGGAAACCAAATACATAGCACCAACAATACTTACAAATGTAACGCCTGATATGCAGGTTATGAAGGAGGAGATTTTTGGTCCAGTCCTTCCCATAATGACATATACAGAAACAGAAGAAGCTTTATCGTTTGTAGCTGAAGGCGAAAAGCCATTGGCATTTTACCTTTTCTGTCGTAATAGAACATTGACAGAATTAATTATAAAAAATACAACAGCAGGTTCTACTTGTATCAATGATTGTCTAGTGCAATTGGCTAACCCAAATCTACCTTTTGGAGGAGTTAATAATAGTGGCATAGGGAAAGGTAATGGGTATTATGGTTTCTTGGAATTTGTAAATCAGCGAAGTGTCTTGAAACAGAGAGTGGGCTTTACAGGTATCAAACTGTTTTATCCGCCTTATACCGAACAGAAAGGGAAAATGCTGGATATGTTAATCAAATGGTTATAAGGTTTAGACAAAAAAGGCTCACATTAATTCTGTGAGCCTTTTTTACTTTTATCCCAAATGAGCAAAGTTTTGCCAAATGATGTCATTCTTTGGAAGCTTAGCTTTTACTTTTAGCAGCTCCTTTTTAACTGGATGCTCAAACTCAATGCCTCTAGAGTGCAGGTTAATACTGCCATCCTTGTTGCGGACTTTTTCTCCGTATTTAGCATCTCCTTTAATGGTACAACCAATTTTAGCCAGCTGAGCTCTAATCTGATGAGAACGGCCCGTAAGAGGATTGATCTCCAATAGGTAGTGACTACCTACTTTCCCTAAAAACTTATAGTCCAGTTCTGCTCTTTTACCACCTCTTCTATCAGAATCGTAACAGTGTGTTCTGTTTTTCTCCGGATCTTTCTTGAGCCAGTTGATCAGTTTGGCTTCGTCTTCAGGTGGACGGTTGCTTACAAGTGCCCAATACGTTTTCTTGACTTTACGGTCTTGAAAGATTTTAGCCATTCTTTCTGCAGCTTTGGAAGTACGTGCAAATACTACCAAACCACTTACAGGACGGTCAATACGGTGTACAGGAGCGAGAAATACAGCGCCAGGCTTCTTGTATTTGTCTTTGATATATTTCTTCACCATTTCAACAAGCGGCTCGTCTCCGGTACTGTCTCCTTGTACCAGAACCCCAGAAGGCTTGTTGACCATTATCAGGTGATTATCTTCGTAGATGATATCCAATCGTTTCATATATAATATATTGAGACAATAGATTTAAGACAGGTAATTGAGACGTGAGTAGTAAGATTTTTATCTTGTACCTTGAATCTCAAGCCTCATTTCTAAAGCCTTAATTATTGATTCAATAACTTTCTTTCTCGTTAGGGAAGTCATTACTTTTCACATCGTCGATATAAGCCTTTACAGCATCAGTCATAATGTTATCAAGGTCTGCATATCTTCTTAGGAAGCGAGGCTTAAAGTCTTTTGTGATTCCAAGCATATCATGCACTACCAATACTTGCCCATCAACATCAGGACCAGCTCCGATTCCAATAACAGGAATAGAAACTACCTCAGCTACTTTTTTGGCTAGTTTGGCAGGGATTTTTTCAAGGACAATAGCAAAGCAACCACACTCTTCCAATAGTTTTGCATCTGCGATCAGCTTTTCAGCCTCTTCATCTTCCTTGGCTCTAACTGTATAAGTACCAAACTTATAAATTGATTGTGGAGTAAGTCCTAAATGTCCCATAACAGGAACACCAGCAGTCAAAACTCTCAGTACAGATTCCTTGATTTCAGCACCCCCTTCAATCTTAACAGCATGCGCTCCTGACTCTTTCATAATGCGAATCGTAGAGCGAAGTGCCTCTGATGAGTTACCTTGGTAACTACCAAAAGGAAGGTCAACAACAACCAGTGATCTATCTACAGCCTTTACTACAGATGATGCATGGTAGATCATTTGATCTAAGGTAATAGGCAAAGTTGTTTCATTTCCTGCCATCACGTTAGAGGCAGAGTCACCCACTAAAATGATATCGATACCTGCAGAATCCAGAATCTTAGCCATTGAATAATCATAGGCAGTAAGCATCGAAATTTTTTCACCTCTATCCTTCATTGCTTGGATTTGGTGAGTTGTGACTTTTTTGATGTCTGATTTATGTACTGACATTGTTTTTAGTAGTTTAGTATTGGCAGGAATTACAATTTGCTATCACGGAATATTAATATCCGTTTATGCCATGGATATGGCTTATAAAGTACCCTTGCTAAATAGCACCCAAAGTTAGCATAATTACCTGAATCGGTAAATGATAATTGGTTCAGAAGTATAGGTAGGCAGTCTGAATAACCCCAAATTGATGAATATGTTTACAAAATCCTCATTGTTGCATCTTAGGGTGCCTTTTTCTTTTTTTCTGATGCCTGTATTTCTTTTTGCGGCAGGTAGTGTAGTAACAATAGAATGGTTTAATTTCTGGATGGCATTTGTCGCTATTCACCTCTTTCTATATCCAGCCAGTAATGCTTACAATTCTTATTATGACAGAGATGAAGGAAGTATTGGAGGACTCAAACAACCACCAAAAGTAACTCAGGACCTTTGGCTTCTTTCAATTTTATTTGATGTAAGTGCTATTCTATTAGGACTCTTGGTAAGCCTCAATTTTGCACTGATGCTATTTATTTACGGAATGATCTCCAAAGCGTACAGTTATGATAGCATTAGACTTAAGAAGTATCCTATCATAGGGTGGTTGACAGTAGGTGTTTTTCAAGGAGCTTTCACTTATTTGATGACTGTAATGGCAGTAGCTCCTGATCAGGATATTTTGACTTTGAAAGTACTTATACCAGCCGTATTGAGTTCTCTATTGCTACTTGGTTCATACCCTATGACGCAAATCTATCAACATGAGGAAGATCGTAGTAGAGGTGATAAAACAATCAGTATCATGTTGGGAATTAGAGGGACGTTCATTTTCACAATGCTGTTTTTTAGCTTAGCTACAGCTGGTTTTGCTTGGTATTACCTTAATTACTTTGATAGAAGGATTGCCGCAGGGTTTGCTGTAGCACTGATGCCTGTAATGGGGTATTTTATTAAATGGGCTAGAGAAGTGTGGAAGGACCAACAGAAAGCCAATTTTGAGTCAACAATGCTCCTTAATATTATCTCTGCAGTTACGCTCAATACGTACTTCTTGCTTGTCTTTATCCTAAATCAGTTATGATGATAAGGCGATCTCGCTTCTCGATTTGAAATTGAGTAGCTTTGCTGATCTTGGATCACTAAAAAGAATGAATGGCATGTACTTGCAGCAACTGAACTTGATGAACTTCAAAAACTATGAGGAGGCACATATTACCTTTTCGCCTGAAATCAATTGCCTTGTAGGACCTAACGGTTGTGGTAAGACAAATATGCTTGATGCTATTTATTATCTGTGTATGACCCGAAGTGCTTTCAGTAGTGTAGAGTCTCAAAATGTTCGTCATAAGGAAAAGTACTTTATGGTGATGGGAATTTTTGAGAAGGAAGGTAAACTATCAAAAGTGCATTGTGGATATCAGAATAGTAAAAAGTCATTTCAGCTCAACAAAAAGGAGTATGAAAAGCTGAGCATACATATAGGAAGTTTTTCTTGTGTACTGATAGCGCCAAATGACACTGACCTTGTGCGGGAAGGCAGTGAAGAACGCCGCAAGTTTTTTGATAGTATCATCTCTCAAGCTAATCGTGAGTATCTCAATGACCTGATCCGTTATAATCAGGTACTGAAACAGCGAAATAACTTACTGAAAATGTATGCTGACATTCCCCATCAATTGGATAAGGACCTGTTACAGCCTTATGACATACTGATGTTGGAATTGGGGAAGAAAATCTACAGTGTCAGAAAGAGGTTTGCGGATGACTTAAAAGAAAGCTTTGAGAAGTTTTACAGCTATCTTACGGATGAGGCTGAGGAGGTTTCCATGCGTTATAAATCAGAAGTAGGAGAAACGTCATTTGAAGAAAATTTCTTTGGTTCGCTTCAGAAGGATCTATTGTTGCAAAGAACTACGAAAGGTATCCATAAAGATGATTACGATTTTAGGATTAATGGTTACCCTTTAAAAAAGTATGGGTCTCAAGGGCAACAAAAGTCTTTTGTGATTGCTTTAAAACTAGCTCAGTTTGAACTGATATACCAGTTGACAGGCATTAAACCTGTGTTGTTGTTGGATGATATCTTTGATAAACTCGATGATGCTCGAATCAGTAAGCTATTGCAAATGGTAACAGAGCATCAGTTTGGACAAATCTTTATTACAGATGCACGACCTGAGCGTACCAAAAGGCTGATGGAGCATATCGATATAGAGGTACAGTATCTGAATGTATCTGAAATAACACAGGAGGGTAGTAGTACAACTTGATTTAAGATTATAAAACTTAAATTTTTTCAGCGAAGTATAATTTTTCGTTGATCTCGAAATTCTTACATTAGAGTAAGAAATTGCCTAAGAATCTTACATGCCTATATTCCAATACTAAAACAATGGAAAGCAATAAAATCAAATACCGCTTCAGAAAGTACAATTTTACTCCTAAGAAGCATGAGCCAACTTCTGTAAAAGATGTAATGAATGATATTGTGAAGTCATTCAAGATGGAAGCTCGCTATAATAATGCTGTGATTATGAGTTCATGGGAGAAAATTATGGGGAGAACAATTGCTAGCCGTACAGAAAAAGTATTTGTGAAGAAGAAAATCCTTTATATCAAGATTAATTCTGCTCCATTGAAAAATGAGTTGACAATGTCCAGAAATAAGATCGTGGAGATGATCAACAAGTATCTTGGCAATGAGGCAGTCACAGATGTAAGATTTATATAGTCAAAATTTCAGAAATAAGGTATTAGATACAAATCTGACTCCAAGTATCTTATACCTGACTTTAACCCAATTCATTAATCAAAAAACGCTTATTAAAATGGAGAACAACTACGTGGTGATCATGGCAGGGGGTATTGGAAGCCGTTTCTGGCCATTTAGCCGTCAGCATTTCCCAAAACAGTTTCAGGATATTTTAGGAGTAGGAAAAACCATGATTCAGCAGACAGTTGAACGTTTTGATGGGATTTGTCCTCCTGAAAACATTTATATCGTTACAAGTGAAGACTATCTAGAACTTGTTAAAGCTCAACTCCCTTTTTTACGTGATGAACAGATTCTTTTAGAGCCTGTCAGAAGAAATACAGCACCTTGTATTGCATATGCTTGTTACAAAATTGCGTCAAAAGACCCGGATGCGAATATTGTTGTTTCTCCAGCAGACCACGTAATTCTAGATGTACCTGAGTTTAAGAGAGTAGTTAGTGGCGTTTTAGAAACCACTAAGTACAATGATATTTTGGTGACTTTAGGTATCCGTCCAAATAGACCAGACACAGGTTATGGCTATATCCAGGTACAGGAAGATTCTAAGCCAATAGGTCCACTCAAAAAGGTAAAGACGTTTACAGAAAAACCAAATCTGGAGTTAGCAGTGGCATTTGTAACGAGTGGAGACTTTGTTTGGAATGCTGGTATCTTTATTTGGAATGCCAAGACAATTCTAAATGAATTCAAGAAGCACTTACCTGATATCTCAGAGGCATTTACAGAACTGAATGATACTTACTATACCGAAAGGGAAAGAAAGGCGCTAAAAGAAGCATATTTCCAATGTCGTAATATTTCTATCGACTATGGCATTATGGAGCATGCTGATAACGTTTATGTAATGAGAAGTGATTTCGGATGGTCTGATTTAGGTACATGGAAGTCACTTTATGAGCAGGCTGATAAAAACCGTGACGAAAATGTGTTACAGGGAAATGTCATGACCTATGAAACCAGAGAGTGCATTGTAAAAACGCCTAAAGATAGATTGGTAGTTGTACAAGGACTTCAAAATTACATCGTTGCTGAATATGATAACGTTCTGCTGATCTGTGAGAAAGAGCAGGAGCAACGTATCAAGCAATTTGTAGATGATGTGAAAGAAAAGCAAGGTAAGGACTTTGTCTAAAAGCTATATGAGACAACCTTATCGAGACTTTTTCTTTCTGATAAGGTGATTTTTTTCAACGATAATAACCTTAACTATACTAAATATTAAGCCAATTAAGAGATGACTGATCCAAGAATTACTAACAAAAAGATCGGAATTATCGGTCTTGGATATGTTGGGCTTCCACTGGCGGTGGAGTTTGCTAAATACAACCTTCAGATAGTTGGCTTCGATGTCAACAAGCAGCGTATTGAAGAGTTACATAATGGTATTGATAAAACTAGGGAGGTACCTTCCAATGAACTATCAGCGGTAACGACATTGACATATTCTTATCAGTTGGAAGACCTTCAAGATGTAGATATCTACATAGTGACGGTACCTACACCAATTGATGAGTTTAAAAAACCAGACCTCACTCCACTTCAAAAGGCCAGTGCTACAGTAGGAAAAGTCTTAAGTCAAGGCAATATAGTGGTATATGAGTCGACGGTTTACCCTGGATGTACTGAAGAAGTTTGTGTACCTGTTTTGGAGGAAGTTAGTGGTTTGCAGTTTAATAAAGACTTTTTCTGTGGATATTCACCAGAGCGTATTAATCCAGGAGACCATGTACATAGAGTACATAATATTCAAAAGGTAACCTCAGGAAGTACACCTGAAATAGCAGACCTTGTGGATGCTATGTACAAAACAGTTGTAAAGGTTGGAACTCATAAGGCTTCTTGTATTAAAGTAGCTGAAGCGGCAAAGGTGATAGAAAATGCACAACGAGATCTCAACATTGCTTTTGTTAATGAATTGGCATTGATCTTTGATCGTGTTGGCATTGATACTTTGGAGGTTTTAGAAGCGGCTGGGACAAAATGGAATTTCTTGCCATTCAGACCTGGATTAGTAGGAGGACATTGTATTGGTGTCGACCCATATTATCTGACACATAAGGCAGAAAGCCTAGGTTACCATCCCCAAGTGATTCTTTCAGGTAGACGAATCAATGATAACATGGGGATCTATGTAGCCAATAAGGTGGTTAAACTCATGATGCAAAAGTGCACTCTTGAAAAAGGAGCTAAAGTATTGATCATGGGAATCACTTTTAAGGAAGACTGTCCTGATATTCGTAACTCCAAGGTAATTGATGTAATTCGAGAACTTCAAAGTTTTGGGTTGAATGTGGAGGTATATGACCCACATGCTGATCGTCATGAAGTGATGGAGGAGTATGGACTGAATTTAGCGTCGACTCCTAACGGGGATTATAAAGCTGTAGTGTTAGCAGTAGCCCATAAAGAATTTGAAGACCTTGATTGGAGTAGTTTTATAAGTGACCACACGGTGGTTTATGATGTAAAAGGGAAGTTGGATAAGCATACAGTCACGGATAGACTTTAAGAAAAAATCAATAATTAATACAGAAGGCATAATTCTAATTATAGAGTTGTGCCTTTTATTAGTAGATAGATACAGACATAAATGAAGAGAATACTCTCAGGAACTAGTGTACTTGTAACAGGAGGGGCAGGGTTTATAGGCTCTAACCTGATTGAAAGGTTATTGGAACAAGATAATAAAGTAGTGTGCTTGGATAACTTTTCAACAGGTAAGAGAGAGAATGTCAGCTCATTTCTGAATAACCCAAATTTTCAGTTGATAGAAGGAGACATTCGAAATCCTGAAGATTGTCAAAAAGCTGTTGAAGGGGTGGAGTTTGTATTACATCAGGCTGCATTAGGGTCAGTACCTCGTTCCATTAATGACCCAAAAACAACTAATGATGTTAATATCACGGGTTTTCTCAATATGCTGACAGCTGCTAAAGATGCTGGAGTTCGACGATTTGTCTATGCGGCAAGTTCTTCTACCTATGGAGACCATCCAGGTTTGCCTAAAGTAGAAGACCGAATTGGTAATCCAATGTCTCCTTATGCCATTACTAAATACGTCAATGAGCTTTATGCAAAGGTATTCTCAGATATTTATGGTATTGAGACTATCGGGTTAAGGTACTTCAATGTATTTGGCCGGAAACAGGATGCAGAGGGAGCTTATGCCGCTGTTATTCCTAAGTTTGTAAAAGCTATGATAAAGGGGGAGTCGCCGGTAATTAATGGAGATGGTTACAACTCTAGAGATTTCACATATATAGACAATATTATTCAAGTAAATCAACTTGCTGCTTTGACTGAAAATCCTGATGCAGTTAATACGGTTTATAACGTCGCATGTGGTGAAAATACAAATCTTAATGAGCTATATGAGATTTTAGTGAAATACTTGGAAGAGTTTGAGCCTGAAGTTAAATCACTAAAAGCTAGTTATGGTCCACCAAGACAAGGAGATGTAAAACATTCATTGGCATCAATAGATAAAGCAAAAGAGCTTTTAGGTTACCAACCAAGCCATACTTTTGAGGAAGGTATTAGAGAATCAGTCCATTGGTATTGGAAGTATTTGAATTAAGATATTCTTGATATGACATGAAAAATAGCCCCATTTTTAACAGATGGGGCTATTTTTTTAAAATTGCTTGTAAACAGATATGTTAGATGTATAAAGAATTACTGAATAAAGTCAAAAATAATGGTCTACTGAATGCTTCATTTTGGTCAGTGATAGCAACTGTCTTTCGAGTCCTTTCTCATATCATTTTAAGTAAATTAGTTGCTGTTTATACCGGTTCTGGGGGATTGGCAATTTTAGGTCAACTTCGTAGCCTTATTATGTTTTTGGAAAGTATAGCTACAGGAGCAATAGGAGGGGGAGTATCAAAATATCTAGCAGAATACAAAAATACTAATAAGAAACAGGTAGCTCTATTGAGTACTTCATTAAGTATTACATTAGTCTTTAGTTTGTTAACCAGTTTAGCTCTTGGACTTTTTGCTGACGAGATTTCAGAGTGGATCTTTGGCGATACAGAGTTCAAGGAAATCTTATTAGCATTCTCCTTTACACTACCATTTTATGCCATAAATATGTTGTTGATAGCAACACTTTATGGCTTGAAAGCAGTACAAGCATCTGCATATGTCAATATCTCAGGTAGTATTTCATCTCTATTGTTGGTCGGAACATTAACCTATCATTTAGGACTTAAAGGAGCAATGTTAGGGAATGTATTTTTTCAACTGATTGTATTGATTATCACTTTCTATTTTACTCAACGCTTATTCGCTATTAAGCAATTACGAATACAGTTTGATGCCTACTTTATCAAAAAGCTATTCCAGTTTTCTCTATTGGCAATAGTACTAAATGTCACAGCCTTTTCTGATATCCTTATTAGGAAAATGCTTACAGATTTGATCTCTGTAGAAGCGGCTGGAAATTTTGAGGCTATTTTAAGGCTGATGCTACCATTCAGTTTGATGACAAATATGGTCGTGAACAGTTATTACATTCCTCACTTGTCTTCGCTTCATAACACTGTAGCAATACAAAAAGAGATAAAACATGCAATGCTTTTTCTTGGAAGTGTTATGGCTATACTTTTTGTATCACTGTTCTTGATTAAGAATTGGTTAATTGATTTACTGTTTACAGACTCGTTTTCAATAGCAAAAGAGATACTACCTTTTTACTTGCTTGGAGAGTGGTGTAGACTTTTGACATGGCCTATTACCAATTATTGGGTAGCAAAAGCGAGGATTAGACTTGTAATTATAGTTGAACTTGTAGTGACAACTTGTTATTTGTTATCAGTGTATTGGTTACTAGGAGAATTAGGTGTTATGGGTATAGGTATTATTCACCTTACAGTTTTCCTAGTGTATATGTTAATTCTTTATCATTTTTTTAATAAAACTTAATAACAAAGATTGATGTAATACTCTTTTTTACTTTATTTGCTCTTACTTACATTCAAACAACTTTTTAACTAACATTAAGAGATTTATAATATTGCTAGAATTGTCTAACTCATATATAATAATATGTATATCAATCAATAAAGACTCAAGACATTAGCTAAAAATAATACTCTTAACTATCAACGTTTTACATTATTATGACTTCTGAGTTAAACATCAAACAGAAAATCCCTTCTGATAAAGGGAAAATTACGCCTGAACAAAGGTGGGAGGAGCAATATCAATCAAATAACACTGATGACGAAATAGACTTAAAGGAACTGTTTAGTCTATTAGGTAATATGCTAACTCGCTTGGGAAAAGGGTTTTTGTTACTATTAGTAAGTGCCAAAAACTTTATATCAAGATGGTTACTTTGGTTAGCTGTAATTCCTTTTATTTTTGGTATAGGTGGCTACTTGACTAAACGAATCCAATCCCCCTCTTATTCAACCTCTGCGTTAGTTAAATCTGAATACCTTAAAGGAGCAAACTTTATAAGTGAGATAGAGAAACTGAACCAACATTGTGAATCGGAAGATGAAAAGTCTAAAGTTTACCTATCTAATATTTTTAATCTATCAAGGGAAGATGCTTACCAATTATTACGTATAGAGGCATTTAGCTCAGATGAATACTATAAGATCTATGATAACATAGAAAAGGTTGCAGGATCTGAAGCTAAAATAGATTCACTAAAGCTAAATTTTGCTTTACATGGCTCTTCATTTGTTTTAGAAATAGAATCAAAAGTTCCAGATATAAATAAGGAAAAGTTACAACAAGGTATAACCAAGTACTTAGAAAAGAGTGAATATCTTTTGACTTCAAAAAAGTTGGATCAAGAAAACCTGTTGAAAGAAAAAGCTCAAATAGATAAAGAACTGAAGGAACTTGAAGAAATGAATCAAGTACTTTCTGAGATCATGTTCAAAGAAAGTAAAGAGGTGAATCAAAAGCTGAGTACTTCAAACCAAATGCTTTTATTACAAGGTCAGGAAAAAGATAAGGTAAAAACGACTGGAGACTTGTCATTTAAAGTAATGAATGAAAAACTATCTTTTATGAAAAGGCAAAGAGCGATTGATAAGAGTTTAGTTTTTATTTCAAGTCTTAACTTTATTAATGACTTTGATGAATTGACTTTGGTTAAAGTTTCAGGACTTAAGAGGGCTTTATTAGGTATAGTAATAGGTCTAGTGTTTGTTTTGTCTATTACTTTGTTGATTGAGCTTAACACGTTTCTTAATAAGAAAGAACAGATGATGTCATAAAACAAATTATTTTATATCATAAGGATTATTAAGCGATGTAAACTGCATTAAAAATGTAGTTTACATCGTTTTTTATTTTACGTATGAAAAGAAAACTGGAAGGAAAGGTTATTTGGGTAACAGGAGCCTCATCAGGTATCGGAAAAGCTATAGTTTATAAGTTAGCCCTTAATAAAGATATTAGACTAATTCTCTCTGCAAGGAATCAAAAAGCATTACAGGAAGTAAAAGAGGGCCTTCCATTGCCAATAGATCAAATAATGACACTTCAGTTGGATCTTGAAAATAGCCAATCATTTCAGCAAAAAGCGGAAGAAGTAATTAAGAAGTTTGGGAAAATTGATTTACTGATACATGCGGGAGGAGTAGGGCAGAGAGCCTCTTTTACCAAGATAAGCTCTGATACTTTTAGGAAAATAATGGAGATTAACTTTTTTGGAACAGTAATGTTAACAAAAGTAGTATTGCC
This portion of the Limibacter armeniacum genome encodes:
- a CDS encoding aminopeptidase, yielding MKYTGSIIKRILWGIAAVVIVFLVWNYKAVIYGIQQGKGQLNVIMNAEPIDKFLNDENFPEEKKEKLRLIQEIRQFTVDSIGLNKSGSYTEMYDQKGEPLLWTVTACKPFALEAKEWTFPLVGSFSYKGFFDKELVKQEAEKLKQDWDIRIGQVSAWSTLGVLNDPVLSSMLDRSVGSLTQLIIHELTHGTLYVKNSVTYNENLADFVGDEGAKMFLLHKFGKESKEYQEYMYREGDSQAFSAYILASTQRLDSLYKSFDEGTAVAVKQQKKDAMIKQICEGIQDVEFNNKAYYKYFDNFTPNNTFFMGYKRYREKQNQFKEEFETKFNSDFPAYFTYLKENYKPLLPSFGI
- a CDS encoding aldehyde dehydrogenase family protein, which translates into the protein MKHQHMITTTPTLSAVQIKEIFELQKSKAPEVKLSSVKERVAKLRRLLVYMLDHRTDLEQAVYNDFQKPFQETALTEIYTVSKDIKHTIRHLKGWLKPKKVSTPLAMLGSSSKVYFEPKGVALILAPWNYPFYLTIGPLIYAIAAGNCAMVKPSELTPHTSLFIEKMLRNLFPKDEVCVIQGGIDVSTELLKLKFDHIYFTGSPQVGKIVMEAAAKHLTSVTLELGGKSPVIVDDSADLEDTAAKVMWGKMVNAGQTCIAPDYLMVSENKLNELLPKLKEAIKILQDPEGRGVKQSTSFARIINEKHFYRLRNLIDDAVDKGANVVYGGEVDLETKYIAPTILTNVTPDMQVMKEEIFGPVLPIMTYTETEEALSFVAEGEKPLAFYLFCRNRTLTELIIKNTTAGSTCINDCLVQLANPNLPFGGVNNSGIGKGNGYYGFLEFVNQRSVLKQRVGFTGIKLFYPPYTEQKGKMLDMLIKWL
- a CDS encoding RluA family pseudouridine synthase, encoding MKRLDIIYEDNHLIMVNKPSGVLVQGDSTGDEPLVEMVKKYIKDKYKKPGAVFLAPVHRIDRPVSGLVVFARTSKAAERMAKIFQDRKVKKTYWALVSNRPPEDEAKLINWLKKDPEKNRTHCYDSDRRGGKRAELDYKFLGKVGSHYLLEINPLTGRSHQIRAQLAKIGCTIKGDAKYGEKVRNKDGSINLHSRGIEFEHPVKKELLKVKAKLPKNDIIWQNFAHLG
- the panB gene encoding 3-methyl-2-oxobutanoate hydroxymethyltransferase, which produces MSVHKSDIKKVTTHQIQAMKDRGEKISMLTAYDYSMAKILDSAGIDIILVGDSASNVMAGNETTLPITLDQMIYHASSVVKAVDRSLVVVDLPFGSYQGNSSEALRSTIRIMKESGAHAVKIEGGAEIKESVLRVLTAGVPVMGHLGLTPQSIYKFGTYTVRAKEDEEAEKLIADAKLLEECGCFAIVLEKIPAKLAKKVAEVVSIPVIGIGAGPDVDGQVLVVHDMLGITKDFKPRFLRRYADLDNIMTDAVKAYIDDVKSNDFPNEKESY
- a CDS encoding UbiA family prenyltransferase produces the protein MNMFTKSSLLHLRVPFSFFLMPVFLFAAGSVVTIEWFNFWMAFVAIHLFLYPASNAYNSYYDRDEGSIGGLKQPPKVTQDLWLLSILFDVSAILLGLLVSLNFALMLFIYGMISKAYSYDSIRLKKYPIIGWLTVGVFQGAFTYLMTVMAVAPDQDILTLKVLIPAVLSSLLLLGSYPMTQIYQHEEDRSRGDKTISIMLGIRGTFIFTMLFFSLATAGFAWYYLNYFDRRIAAGFAVALMPVMGYFIKWAREVWKDQQKANFESTMLLNIISAVTLNTYFLLVFILNQL
- the recF gene encoding DNA replication/repair protein RecF (All proteins in this family for which functions are known are DNA-binding proteins that assist the filamentation of RecA onto DNA for the initiation of recombination or recombinational repair.) translates to MYLQQLNLMNFKNYEEAHITFSPEINCLVGPNGCGKTNMLDAIYYLCMTRSAFSSVESQNVRHKEKYFMVMGIFEKEGKLSKVHCGYQNSKKSFQLNKKEYEKLSIHIGSFSCVLIAPNDTDLVREGSEERRKFFDSIISQANREYLNDLIRYNQVLKQRNNLLKMYADIPHQLDKDLLQPYDILMLELGKKIYSVRKRFADDLKESFEKFYSYLTDEAEEVSMRYKSEVGETSFEENFFGSLQKDLLLQRTTKGIHKDDYDFRINGYPLKKYGSQGQQKSFVIALKLAQFELIYQLTGIKPVLLLDDIFDKLDDARISKLLQMVTEHQFGQIFITDARPERTKRLMEHIDIEVQYLNVSEITQEGSSTT